A region of Peromyscus maniculatus bairdii isolate BWxNUB_F1_BW_parent chromosome 7, HU_Pman_BW_mat_3.1, whole genome shotgun sequence DNA encodes the following proteins:
- the Dclk3 gene encoding serine/threonine-protein kinase DCLK3, producing MPAAPALRPPPPPTTPAPPAPSRPAPPIPGHRGPCDHSLKCLSSKISERKLQSSWLPAGRGPLEKPALGPRGAVMPMFNPQSGLHSARAEHSPLKPRVVTVVKLGGQPLRKATLLLNRRSVQTFEQLLADISEALGFPRWKNDRVRKLFTLKGREVKSVSDFFREGDAFIAMGKEPLTLKSIQLAMEELYPKNRALALAPHSRAASPRLRSRLPSKLLKGGPRCGEVGSCSEVMGSRTVTRHQGKTSTELALEDKVRAQKKWVRGKQEAEPGALPTPREATLEETHASGEKHLGVEIEKTSGEIVRCEKCKRERELQLGLQRERCPLGISELDLGRGQKWDSEKLVRTKSCRRASEANSTDGEEGWKGDSHRSSPRNPPQELRRPSNNSDKKENRGSEPQESHPQGAAKAQKDLVEGPPAVQEGLVDARKDLRHTCRNKHGAWLLREHQAEPPQLPRTRGEEKETDHEKKPGGSGGRRMVLEKEPKTKLEESKLERPSGRKLRPLGIISADVEKHYEIGRVIGDGNFAVVKECRHRETKQAYAMKIIDKSKLKGKEDIVDSEILIIQSLSHPNIVKLHEVYETEAEIYLIMEYVQGGDLFDAIIESVKFPEPDAALMVTDLCKALVHMHDKKIVHRDLKPENLLVQRNEDKSTTLKLADFGLAKHVVRPIFTVCGTPTYVAPEILSEKGYGLEVDMWAAGVILYILLCGFPPFRSPERDQDELFNIIQLGQFEFLAPYWDNISDAAKDLVRHLLVVDPKKRYTAHQVLQHPWIEMVGHPSTVNPQKEESSSSEGRFQSQHKKAAEQVA from the exons GCCACCGAGGCCCGTGTGACCATTCTCTAAAATGCTTGAGCTCCAAGATTTCTGAGCGAAAGCTGCAAAGCTCCTGGCTGCCTGCCGGACGAGGACCTCTGGAGAAACCTGCCCTGGGGCCACGCGGTGCCGTCATGCCCATGTTCAATCCTCAGAGTGGCCTTCACTCAGCCCGTGCTGAGCACAGCCCGCTGAAGCCCAGGGTGGTGACGGTGGTGAAGCTGGGTGGGCAGCCCCTCCGCAAGGCCACCCTGCTCCTCAACAGGCGGTCGGTGCAGACCTTTGAGCAGCTCCTAGCCGACATCTCGGAAGCCTTGGGCTTTCCACGGTGGAAGAACGACCGTGTGCGGAAGCTGTTCACACTCAAGGGCAGGGAAGTCAAGAGTGTGTCTGACTTCTTCAGGGAGGGGGATGCCTTCATAGCTATGGGCAAAGAGCCGCTAACATTGAAGAGCATCCAGCTGGCTATGGAGGAGCTGTATCCCAAGAACCGGGCCCTTGCCCTGGCCCCACACAGCAGAGCCGCCTCCCCAAGGCTGAGAAGCCGACTTCCCAGCAAGCTTCTAAAAGGAGGCCCCCGCTGTGGAGAGGTGGGAAGCTGTAGTGAGGTTATGGGGAGCCGGACAGTCACCAGGCATCAGGGCAAGACCTCTACAGAGCTGGCCTTGGAAGACAAGGTGAGGGCCCAGAAGAAGTGGGTAAgaggcaaacaggaagcagaaccTGGTGCCCTGCCAACACCCAGGGAAGCCACTCTGGAGGAGACTCATGCAAGTGGAGAGAAGCACCTGGGGGTAGAGATCGAAAAGACCTCCGGGGAGATCGTCAGGTGTGAGAAGTGTAAGCGAGAAAGAGAGCTGCAGCTGGGCCTGCAGAGGGAGCGGTGCCCTCTGGGCATCAGTGAGCTGGACCTGGGGAGGGGTCAGAAGTGGGATTCGGAGAAGCTGGTGAGGACCAAGAGCTGCAGGCGGGCTTCTGAGGCAAACTCGACGGATggagaggaaggatggaagggtgATAGCCATCGGAGCAGCCCCAGGAATCCCCCTCAGGAGCTGAGGAGACCCAGCAACAACTCAGACAAGAAAGAGAACAGAGGCTCGGAACCTCAGGAAAGTCACCCTCAAGGAGCAGCCAAGGCCCAGAAGGACCTCGTGGAAGGTCCACCAGCTGTacaggaggggctggtggatGCGAGGAAAGACCTCAGGCACACGTGCAGGAATAAGCATGGCGCCTGGCTTCTGAGAGAGCACCAGGCCGAACCCCCGCAGCTTCCCAGGACccgaggggaggagaaggaaacagACCACGAGAAGAAGCCAGGTGGCTCAGGAGGAAGGagaatggtgctggaaaaggagcctAAGACGAAGCTGGAAGAGAGCAAGCTGGAACGGCCCAGTGGCCGGAAGCTGCGGCCGCTGGGCATCATCTCAGCTGATGTGGAGAAGCACTATGAAATCGGTCGGGTCATCGGGGACGGGAACTTTGCCGTCGTGAAAGAGTGCAGGCACCGCGAGACCAAGCAGGCTTACGCCATGAAGATTATTGACAAGTCCAAGCTGAAGGGCAAGGAGGACATAGTTGACAGTGAGATTTTAATTATTCAGAGCCTCTCTCACCCCAACATCGTGAAACTGCACGAGGTCTATGAAACGGAAGCGGAGATCTACCTGATCATGGAGTATGTTCAGGGAGGGGACCTTTTTGATGCCATCATAGAAAGTGTAAAGTTTCCAGAGCCTGATGCCGCACTCATGGTCACAGACTTGTGTAAGGCCCTCGTCCACATGCACGACAAGAAGATCGTCCACCGGGATCTGAAACCGGAAAACCTTCTG GTTCAGCGAAATGAAGACAAGTCTACCACCTTGAAGCTGGCTGATTTTGGCCTGGCCAAACATGTGGTGAGGCCTATATTTACCGTGTGTGGGACACCTACATATGTAGCTCCTGAAATTCTTTCTGAGAAAG GTTATGGCCTGGAGGTGGACATGTGGGCTGCAGGTGTGATCCTCTACATCCTCCTGTGTGGCTTCCCCCCTTTCAGAAGTCCTGAGAGGGACCAGGATGAACTCTTCAACATCATCCAGCTGGGCCAGTTTGAGTTCCTCGCTCCGTACTGGGACAACATCTCTGATG CTGCCAAAGATCTGGTGAGACATTTGCTGGTAGTGGACCCCAAGAAGCGGTACACGGCCCACCAGGTCCTTCAGCATCCATGGATTGAGATGGTTGGACATCCCAGCACAGTGAACCCACAGAAGGAGGAGTCCTCCAGCAGCGAGGGTCGCTTCCAGAGCCAGCACAAGAAGGCTGCAGAGCAGGTGGCATGA